A genomic region of Populus nigra chromosome 11, ddPopNigr1.1, whole genome shotgun sequence contains the following coding sequences:
- the LOC133667856 gene encoding benzyl alcohol O-benzoyltransferase-like has translation MATPPTPLVFKVSRREPVLITPSEPTPHELKPLSDIDDQDGLRVQIPLIYFYPYDPSMQRRDPVEVIKKALAKTLVFYYPFAGRLREGPKRKLLVECTGEGILFIEADADVTLEQFGDALYPPIPCLEELLFEVPGSSGMINCPLLLIQVTRLKCGGIVFAIRLNHTMSDGTGLNQFLSAMCEMVHGAQTPSIQPVWERHVLNARNPPQVTCLHHEYDQLVDDTTDNVPLTKKTHRSFFFGAANISAIRGFAPLHLRHCSTFDVLTAFLWRCRTIALQPNPNDEMRILCIVNARNRFNPPLPRGYYGNCIAYSVAMATAREISRNSLGFTLELVRKAKANVTEEYMRSVADLLVIKGRPWYTMVRSYLVSDVTRAMFAEMNLGWGKPKYAGPAKGNVASFQIPYRTKKGEDGVLVTLCLPTPAMERFVKELDSTFKEQSNGGGNAKSPLSSL, from the exons ATGGCAACACCACCCACCCCACTGGTGTTCAAGGTGTCTAGACGGGAACCAGTTCTGATCACCCCTTCTGAGCCAACCCCACATGAACTCAAACCTCTTTCAGACATAGATGACCAAGATGGTCTCAGAGTCCAAATtcctctcatttatttttaccCTTACGATCCTTCAATGCAGAGGAGGGATCCTGTTGAGGTCATTAAGAAAGCACTTGCTAAAACACTGGTGTTTTACTATCCATTTGCTGGTAGGCTTAGAGAAGGGCCTAAGCGTAAGCTCTTGGTGGAGTGTACAGGTGAGGGTATTTTGTTTATTGAGGCTGATGCCGATGTTACGCTTGAGCAGTTTGGTGATGCGCTCTATCCTCCAATTCCTTGCCTGGAGGAGCTCCTCTTTGAAGTGCCTGGCTCCAGCGGGATGATAAACTGCCCTCTGCTGCTTATTCAG GTGACGCGTCTCAAGTGCGGCGGAATTGTCTTTGCCATCCGTCTGAACCACACCATGAGTGACGGTACTGGCCTAAACCAATTTTTGTCAGCCATGTGTGAGATGGTGCATGGAGCACAGACTCCCTCTATCCAACCAGTTTGGGAAAGGCACGTTTTAAATGCAAGGAACCCACCTCAGGTAACCTGCTTACACCACGAGTATGATCAACTGGTTGATGACACCACTGACAACGTTCCGCTTACTAAGAAGACCCATCGTTCATTCTTTTTTGGAGCTGCTAACATATCTGCTATTCGTGGCTTTGCCCCACTACACCTTCGCCATTGCTCCACATTTGATGTATTGACTGCGTTTTTGTGGAGGTGCCGAACCATTGCACTTCAACCAAACCCAAATGATGAGATGCGGATACTATGCATTGTCAATGCTCGCAATAGATTTAACCCTCCGTTACCTAGAGGTTATTATGGAAACTGCATAGCATACTCAGTGGCAATGGCAACAGCGAGAGAAATCTCACGAAATTCTTTAGGCTTTACGTTGGAATTAGTCAGGAAGGCCAAGGCCAATGTGACTGAAGAGTACATGCGATCAGTGGCTGATCTATTGGTGATTAAAGGTAGACCTTGGTACACAATGGTGCGGTCTTACCTAGTGTCGGATGTGACTCGTGCAATGTTTGCAGAGATGAACTTAGGTTGGGGTAAGCCGAAGTATGCCGGGCCTGCCAAGGGTAATGTGGCAAGCTTTCAGATACCATATAGGACTAAGAAAGGAGAAGATGGTGTTCTTGTGACCCTTTGCTTACCGACTCCGGCTATGGAAAGATTTGTGAAGGAGCTGGATAGCACGTTTAAGGAGCAGTCAAATGGTGGTGGCAATGCTAAATCCCCCTTATCTTCCTTGTAG
- the LOC133667854 gene encoding probable disease resistance protein At4g27220 isoform X1, whose amino-acid sequence MELVCLILCCKCKEKMLRSYDPFWNDVEKMDDGRMECKFCGHLFAKGTSISRVKLHLSGVKRRGVKICKDVPEEVQEAARAAIDGPPEKKLKTVAGSGSNDASNAISASAQEQNNEGRLVEMAQQGEAFSPGELEEWVDSITDKEIEPMHDAFETIPRTEQVQHVERGSSLERPSINQADEPRGDSSQPTDPLCRDHGIYYDQLWSPLVNNDFTMNDVQNMVRVRTEPEEEKEEEENVENNSGRSVQPGIGASSSGGLKYDACETRGDPLPLGSTRLVGQAFEENIHVIRSLLIEDEVSIIGIYGMGGVGKTTMLQHIHNELLQRPEFYHVYWVTMSRDFSINRLQNLIAKRLDLDLSSEDDDVSRAVKLSKELRKKKKWIIILDDLWNCFRPHKVGIPIPLKGCKLIMTTRSKRICDRMDCQHKIKVMPLSEGEAWTLFMEEFRHDITFSPKVERIAVAVIRECAGLPLGIITVAGSLRGVDDIHEWRNTLKRLKESKLRDMEDEVFRLLRFSYDRLDDLTLQKCLLYCTSFPEDHKIEREELIDYLIDEGIVEGIGRRQEELDEGHTMLNRLEDVCLLEWGRLCNIRRFVKMHDLIRDMAIQILQENSQVIVQAGAQLRELPDAKEWTENLTRVSLMHNHIKEIPSSYSPRCPHLSTLLLCHNERLGFIADSFFKQLFGLNVLDLSYTNIENLADSVSGLVSLTTLLLKGCEKLRHVPSLQKLRALKKLDLSNTTLEKMPQGMECLFNLRYLRINGCGEKEFPSGILSKLSHLQVFILEEWMPTGFESEYVPVTVKGKEIGCLRKLETLECHFEGHSDLVEYLKSRDENHSPSTYKIFVGLFEEFHLLDKYTYCRDKSVWLGNLTFNRDGNFQDMFLNDLQELLIYKCNDATSLCDVPSLMKTATELEVISIWDCNGIESMVSSSWFCSAPLPSSSYNGIFSSLKKFNCYRCRSMKKLFPLALLPSLVNLEQIIVYDCEKIEEIIWTRSDEEDVVGKEESSSNIEFKLPKLRVQDLCDLPKLKSICSAKLICDSLEEIEVSYCQELKRMEIFPPVLENGQPSPPPSLARICIYPKEWWESVVEWEHPNTKDVLLPFVVFL is encoded by the exons ATGGAACTTGTGTGTTTGATTCTATGCTGCAAGTgtaag gAGAAAATGTTACGATCATATGATCCGTTCTGGAATGATGTTGAAAAAATGGACGATGGTAGGATGGAGTGTAAGTTCTGTGGGCATTTATTTGCCAAAGGTACTTCCATTTCGAGGGTCAAATTACATTTATCAGGAGTGAAACGGCGGGGTGTTAAAATCTGTAAAGATGTCCCAGAAGAAGTTCAAGAAGCAGCCCGTGCAGCAATTGATGGCCCtccagaaaaaaaacttaaaactgtAGCAGGCTCAGGAAGTAACGATGCCAGTAATGCAATTTCAGCTTCGGCACAAGAACAGAACAATGAAGGGAGACTTGTAGAAATGGCACAGCAAGGAGAAGCTTTTTCCCCTGGAGAGCTCGAAGAGTGGGTGGATAGCATCACTGATAAAGAGATTGAGCCTATGCATGATGCATTTGAGACTATACCGAGAACAGAACAAGTGCAGCATGTGGAGAGAGGTAGCTCTCTCGAGAGGCCATCAATTAATCAAGCTGATGAGCCTCGAGGAGATTCATCCCAACCAACAGATCCGTTGTGCCGTGACCATGGAATATATTATGATCAACTCTGGTCTCCATTAGTAAACAACGATTTCACTATGAATGATGTGCAGAACATGGTTAGAGTGAGGACAGAAccagaggaggagaaggaggaggaggagaatgtGGAGAATAATAGTGGAAGATCAGTGCAGCCTGGCATAGGAGCTAGTTCTTCCGGAGGCCTTAAATACGACGCCTGTGAGACTAGAGGAGATCCATTGCCTCTTGGATCTACAAGGCTAGTGGGTCAAGCATTTGAAGAGAATATACATGTGATACGATCTTTATTAATAGAAGATGAAGTCTCAATCATTGGCATTTATGGAATGGGAGGAGTTGGTAAAACAACAATGCTGCAACATATCCATAATGAACTTCTACAAAGACCAGAATTTTATCATGTTTACTGGGTGACTATGTCTCGAGATTTTAGCATTAATAGATTACAAAATCTTATTGCTAAACGTCTTGATTTAGATCTTTCAAGTGAAGATGATGATGTGAGTAGAGCTGTCAAATTGTCAAAAGaactaagaaagaaaaaaaaatggattattattttagatgatTTGTGGAACTGTTTTAGACCACACAAAGTGGGAATTCCTATCCCATTGAAAGGATGTAAGTTGATTATGACAACTCGATCAAAACGGATTTGTGATCGGATGGATTGTCAACACAAAATAAAAGTGATGCCACTTTCTGAGGGAGAAGCTTGGACTTTGTTCATGGAGGAATTTCGACATGACATAACATTTTCTCCAAAAGTGGAACGAATTGCAGTAGCTGTTATAAGGGAATGTGCTGGTTTGCCATTGGGGATTATAACAGTGGCGGGAAGCTTGAGGGGAGTGGATGATATACACGAGTGGAGAAATACATTGAAGAGATTGAAAGAATCTAAACTTAGGGATATGGAAGACGAGGTATTCCGGTTATTGAGGTTTAGTTATGACCGTTTAGATGATTTGACCCTACAAAAATGTCTCTTATATTGCACATCGTTTCCTGAAGATCATAAGATTGAAAGGGAGGAGTTGATAGATTATTTGATCGATGAAGGAATAGTGGAAGGAATAGGGAGGAGGCAAGAAGAACTTGATGAAGGCCACACCATGCTCAATAGACTTGAAGATGTCTGCTTATTGGAATGGGGTAGATTGTGTAATATTCGTAGATTTGTCAAGATGCATGACTTGATTAGGGACATGGCCATCCAAATACTGCAAGAGAACTCCCAAGTCATTGTTCAAGCAGGTGCacaattaagagaattaccTGATGCAAAGGAGTGGACAGAGAATCTTACAAGAGTTTCACTAATGCATAATCACATTAAAGAAATTCCTTCCAGTTATTCGCCAAGGTGTCCCCATCTGTCAACTCTATTACTATGTCATAATGAAAGGTTGGGATTTATTGCAGATTCATTTTTTAAGCAATTATTTGGGCTCAATGTTCTTGATCTGTCTTAtacaaatattgaaaatttgGCGGATTCTGTCTCTGGTTTGGTGAGTCTCACTACTTTATTACTTAAAGGTTGTGAGAAGTTAAGACATGTACCATCATTACAGAAGCTCAGGGCATTGAAGAAGTTAGATCTCTCTAATACAACACTTGAAAAGATGCCTCAAGGCATGGAATGTCTATTCAACCTGAGATATCTTAGAATTAATGGATGTGGTGAGAAGGAGTTTCCTAGTGGGATACTATCAAAACTCTCTCACTTGCAAGTCTTTATATTAGAGGAGTGGATGCCTACTGGATTTGAATCAGAATATGTCCCAGTAACAGTTAAGGGAAAGGAAATAGGGTGCTTGAGGAAGTTGGAAACTTTAGAATGCCACTTTGAAGGTCATTCTGACTTGGTAGAGTATCTCAAATCTCGGGATGAGAACCACTCACCAAGTACATACAAAATTTTTGTAGGTCTGTTTGAGGAGTTTCATCTCTTAGATAAGTACACGTATTGTAGAGATAAAAGTGTTTGGTTGGGTAATTTGACTTTCAACAGAGATGGGAATTTTCAGGACATGTTCTTAAATGACCTTCAAGAATTGCTGATTTATAAATGTAACGATGCAACAAGTTTATGTGATGTTCCATCCTTGATGAAGACTGCAACTGAACTGGAGGTCATCAGCATTTGGGATTGCAATGGCATAGAGAGCATGGTTTCATCTTCTTGGTTTTGCTCTGCTCCACTACCATCTTCATCTTATAATGGAATATTTTCAAGTCTTAAAAAGTTCAATTGTTATAGATGTAGAAGCATGAAGAAGCTGTTCCCTCTTGCCTTGTTGCCAAGCCTTGTAAACCTGGAACAGATTATAGTTTATGATTGTGAGAAAATAGAGGAGATAATATGGACAAGATCAGATGAAGAAGATGTTGTGGGTAAAGAAGAAAGCAGCAGCAACATCGAATTCAAACTCCCAAAGTTAAGAGTTCAGGACTTGTGTGACTTACCAAAACTTAAAAGCATTTGTAGTGCAAAGCTGATTTGCGATTCTCTCGAAGAAATTGAAGTATCATATTGTCAGGAGCTAAAGAGAATGGAGATTTTCCCCCCAGTGCTTGAAAATGGCCAGCCATCTCCTCCCCCTTCTCTTGCAAGAATATGTATATATCCAAAAGAATGGTGGGAGTCAGTAGTGGAGTGGGAGCATCCGAACACAAAGGATGTCCTTCTACCCTTTGTAGTGTTTTTATAG
- the LOC133667854 gene encoding probable disease resistance protein At4g27220 isoform X2 has translation MLRSYDPFWNDVEKMDDGRMECKFCGHLFAKGTSISRVKLHLSGVKRRGVKICKDVPEEVQEAARAAIDGPPEKKLKTVAGSGSNDASNAISASAQEQNNEGRLVEMAQQGEAFSPGELEEWVDSITDKEIEPMHDAFETIPRTEQVQHVERGSSLERPSINQADEPRGDSSQPTDPLCRDHGIYYDQLWSPLVNNDFTMNDVQNMVRVRTEPEEEKEEEENVENNSGRSVQPGIGASSSGGLKYDACETRGDPLPLGSTRLVGQAFEENIHVIRSLLIEDEVSIIGIYGMGGVGKTTMLQHIHNELLQRPEFYHVYWVTMSRDFSINRLQNLIAKRLDLDLSSEDDDVSRAVKLSKELRKKKKWIIILDDLWNCFRPHKVGIPIPLKGCKLIMTTRSKRICDRMDCQHKIKVMPLSEGEAWTLFMEEFRHDITFSPKVERIAVAVIRECAGLPLGIITVAGSLRGVDDIHEWRNTLKRLKESKLRDMEDEVFRLLRFSYDRLDDLTLQKCLLYCTSFPEDHKIEREELIDYLIDEGIVEGIGRRQEELDEGHTMLNRLEDVCLLEWGRLCNIRRFVKMHDLIRDMAIQILQENSQVIVQAGAQLRELPDAKEWTENLTRVSLMHNHIKEIPSSYSPRCPHLSTLLLCHNERLGFIADSFFKQLFGLNVLDLSYTNIENLADSVSGLVSLTTLLLKGCEKLRHVPSLQKLRALKKLDLSNTTLEKMPQGMECLFNLRYLRINGCGEKEFPSGILSKLSHLQVFILEEWMPTGFESEYVPVTVKGKEIGCLRKLETLECHFEGHSDLVEYLKSRDENHSPSTYKIFVGLFEEFHLLDKYTYCRDKSVWLGNLTFNRDGNFQDMFLNDLQELLIYKCNDATSLCDVPSLMKTATELEVISIWDCNGIESMVSSSWFCSAPLPSSSYNGIFSSLKKFNCYRCRSMKKLFPLALLPSLVNLEQIIVYDCEKIEEIIWTRSDEEDVVGKEESSSNIEFKLPKLRVQDLCDLPKLKSICSAKLICDSLEEIEVSYCQELKRMEIFPPVLENGQPSPPPSLARICIYPKEWWESVVEWEHPNTKDVLLPFVVFL, from the coding sequence ATGTTACGATCATATGATCCGTTCTGGAATGATGTTGAAAAAATGGACGATGGTAGGATGGAGTGTAAGTTCTGTGGGCATTTATTTGCCAAAGGTACTTCCATTTCGAGGGTCAAATTACATTTATCAGGAGTGAAACGGCGGGGTGTTAAAATCTGTAAAGATGTCCCAGAAGAAGTTCAAGAAGCAGCCCGTGCAGCAATTGATGGCCCtccagaaaaaaaacttaaaactgtAGCAGGCTCAGGAAGTAACGATGCCAGTAATGCAATTTCAGCTTCGGCACAAGAACAGAACAATGAAGGGAGACTTGTAGAAATGGCACAGCAAGGAGAAGCTTTTTCCCCTGGAGAGCTCGAAGAGTGGGTGGATAGCATCACTGATAAAGAGATTGAGCCTATGCATGATGCATTTGAGACTATACCGAGAACAGAACAAGTGCAGCATGTGGAGAGAGGTAGCTCTCTCGAGAGGCCATCAATTAATCAAGCTGATGAGCCTCGAGGAGATTCATCCCAACCAACAGATCCGTTGTGCCGTGACCATGGAATATATTATGATCAACTCTGGTCTCCATTAGTAAACAACGATTTCACTATGAATGATGTGCAGAACATGGTTAGAGTGAGGACAGAAccagaggaggagaaggaggaggaggagaatgtGGAGAATAATAGTGGAAGATCAGTGCAGCCTGGCATAGGAGCTAGTTCTTCCGGAGGCCTTAAATACGACGCCTGTGAGACTAGAGGAGATCCATTGCCTCTTGGATCTACAAGGCTAGTGGGTCAAGCATTTGAAGAGAATATACATGTGATACGATCTTTATTAATAGAAGATGAAGTCTCAATCATTGGCATTTATGGAATGGGAGGAGTTGGTAAAACAACAATGCTGCAACATATCCATAATGAACTTCTACAAAGACCAGAATTTTATCATGTTTACTGGGTGACTATGTCTCGAGATTTTAGCATTAATAGATTACAAAATCTTATTGCTAAACGTCTTGATTTAGATCTTTCAAGTGAAGATGATGATGTGAGTAGAGCTGTCAAATTGTCAAAAGaactaagaaagaaaaaaaaatggattattattttagatgatTTGTGGAACTGTTTTAGACCACACAAAGTGGGAATTCCTATCCCATTGAAAGGATGTAAGTTGATTATGACAACTCGATCAAAACGGATTTGTGATCGGATGGATTGTCAACACAAAATAAAAGTGATGCCACTTTCTGAGGGAGAAGCTTGGACTTTGTTCATGGAGGAATTTCGACATGACATAACATTTTCTCCAAAAGTGGAACGAATTGCAGTAGCTGTTATAAGGGAATGTGCTGGTTTGCCATTGGGGATTATAACAGTGGCGGGAAGCTTGAGGGGAGTGGATGATATACACGAGTGGAGAAATACATTGAAGAGATTGAAAGAATCTAAACTTAGGGATATGGAAGACGAGGTATTCCGGTTATTGAGGTTTAGTTATGACCGTTTAGATGATTTGACCCTACAAAAATGTCTCTTATATTGCACATCGTTTCCTGAAGATCATAAGATTGAAAGGGAGGAGTTGATAGATTATTTGATCGATGAAGGAATAGTGGAAGGAATAGGGAGGAGGCAAGAAGAACTTGATGAAGGCCACACCATGCTCAATAGACTTGAAGATGTCTGCTTATTGGAATGGGGTAGATTGTGTAATATTCGTAGATTTGTCAAGATGCATGACTTGATTAGGGACATGGCCATCCAAATACTGCAAGAGAACTCCCAAGTCATTGTTCAAGCAGGTGCacaattaagagaattaccTGATGCAAAGGAGTGGACAGAGAATCTTACAAGAGTTTCACTAATGCATAATCACATTAAAGAAATTCCTTCCAGTTATTCGCCAAGGTGTCCCCATCTGTCAACTCTATTACTATGTCATAATGAAAGGTTGGGATTTATTGCAGATTCATTTTTTAAGCAATTATTTGGGCTCAATGTTCTTGATCTGTCTTAtacaaatattgaaaatttgGCGGATTCTGTCTCTGGTTTGGTGAGTCTCACTACTTTATTACTTAAAGGTTGTGAGAAGTTAAGACATGTACCATCATTACAGAAGCTCAGGGCATTGAAGAAGTTAGATCTCTCTAATACAACACTTGAAAAGATGCCTCAAGGCATGGAATGTCTATTCAACCTGAGATATCTTAGAATTAATGGATGTGGTGAGAAGGAGTTTCCTAGTGGGATACTATCAAAACTCTCTCACTTGCAAGTCTTTATATTAGAGGAGTGGATGCCTACTGGATTTGAATCAGAATATGTCCCAGTAACAGTTAAGGGAAAGGAAATAGGGTGCTTGAGGAAGTTGGAAACTTTAGAATGCCACTTTGAAGGTCATTCTGACTTGGTAGAGTATCTCAAATCTCGGGATGAGAACCACTCACCAAGTACATACAAAATTTTTGTAGGTCTGTTTGAGGAGTTTCATCTCTTAGATAAGTACACGTATTGTAGAGATAAAAGTGTTTGGTTGGGTAATTTGACTTTCAACAGAGATGGGAATTTTCAGGACATGTTCTTAAATGACCTTCAAGAATTGCTGATTTATAAATGTAACGATGCAACAAGTTTATGTGATGTTCCATCCTTGATGAAGACTGCAACTGAACTGGAGGTCATCAGCATTTGGGATTGCAATGGCATAGAGAGCATGGTTTCATCTTCTTGGTTTTGCTCTGCTCCACTACCATCTTCATCTTATAATGGAATATTTTCAAGTCTTAAAAAGTTCAATTGTTATAGATGTAGAAGCATGAAGAAGCTGTTCCCTCTTGCCTTGTTGCCAAGCCTTGTAAACCTGGAACAGATTATAGTTTATGATTGTGAGAAAATAGAGGAGATAATATGGACAAGATCAGATGAAGAAGATGTTGTGGGTAAAGAAGAAAGCAGCAGCAACATCGAATTCAAACTCCCAAAGTTAAGAGTTCAGGACTTGTGTGACTTACCAAAACTTAAAAGCATTTGTAGTGCAAAGCTGATTTGCGATTCTCTCGAAGAAATTGAAGTATCATATTGTCAGGAGCTAAAGAGAATGGAGATTTTCCCCCCAGTGCTTGAAAATGGCCAGCCATCTCCTCCCCCTTCTCTTGCAAGAATATGTATATATCCAAAAGAATGGTGGGAGTCAGTAGTGGAGTGGGAGCATCCGAACACAAAGGATGTCCTTCTACCCTTTGTAGTGTTTTTATAG
- the LOC133668132 gene encoding disease resistance protein Roq1-like, translating into MVGIRGTGRAGTNVAKAIYNKIAKQFESSSFHANVREMSKQNRAVEQQETLLSQIQERKFIAGNLYSGIDAIRDRLCTKKVLIDIDDRKHYTNVEELCPSDALLHFSWKAFRKPQPSEDFMELCLDVVRFSKDFSADSD; encoded by the exons ATGGTAGGGATCAGGGGTACTGGTCGAGCAGGGACAAATGTTGCCAAAGCTATTTACAACAAAATTGCTAAGCAATTTGAAAGCAGCTCCTTTCATGCAAATGTTAGAGAAATGTCGAAGCAAAACAGGGCTGTTGAACAACAAGAAACACTTCTGTCTCAGATACAGGAGAGAAAATTTATAGCTGGGAATCTCTATTCAGGAATAGATGCGATAAGGGACAGATTGTGCACTAAAAAGGTTCTTATTGACATTGATGAT CGGAAACACTACACAAATGTGGAGGAACTATGTCCCAGTGATGCTCTCTTACATTTTAGCTGGAAAGCATTTAGAAAACCCCAACCCTCTGAGGATTTTATGGAGCTTTGCCTTGATGTTGTAAGATTTTCCAAAGACTTCTCAGCAGATTCAGATTGA